One genomic window of Pseudomonadota bacterium includes the following:
- a CDS encoding PD40 domain-containing protein, translating into MTLPVGATALASALLLGLLSLVTGARAEEPSRRWYTLTTAHFSVHYYVSERHSEAALARRVAGAAERAHALLAPALRHLPRGRTHVVVTDSTDGANGLASVVPYNAIQVLAAAPGSRDTLHDYDDYLFLLLVHEYTHILHLDTVHGLPRLVNAVLGRTWFPNQLQPRWFIEGLGVYEETRLTSGGRNRAALHDMMLRAAVLEGRLLDLDQISSLTRHYPRGTVPYLYGGRFLAFLAERYGEAKLTAISHGYAGRPLPYGLNSAAREVFGLSFEQLYEQFKDHLRRRYARQRAVVEQRGLTPFRRVTDHGWSLSSPRLSRDGRELAFIEGDGRRHDVLRIIETQHGATRARLHHVGGETVALTPDGRHVVYAQPVNWRTFNSFHDLYARRRGDGALRRLTRGLRAREPDVSPDGRWVVFVTQELGSGALRLLPWGGGPPRTLLRAAPGEQFFTPRFSPDGRWLAVSQQRSGGRRDVVLVRVADGALRALTDDRALDLDPQFSADGRRVYFSSDRTGIYNIYCVELDGLALWQVTNVLGGAFSPAVSADERQLYYVGFSAKGYDLHAMALERHRFLPALPYVEDRPPPIGAAALAAPRDAFTRPYQPWSTLYPRAWAFDVADDGVGLSVGLRLDGADVIGRHRWGLRLDTNLDRGYVSYAASYRNQRWWPSLGLGTSRSVSKRGGLVLDGAQRGYIEQNYGLSLATALPLLRMPEHAVGLSLGYDLNWLRAAEPLRALVLPSTLSPQLPEVGLRAGLSIGLSYDNVESYAESISPERGRRIDVALRVDAGAVGSRFDNTELTWSWSEFVPLPWLQQHVLALRYGGGAARGDFRRRGYFFLGGFPEQDLVRAVIDLRPLGGSYLRGYDPGALFGDQYHLLNLEYRMPLFSFERGLSTLPVYVNYLHLTAFGDVGDALFGALAWDRLKVGVGAELLTEWVVGYVFSLTLRLGYARGLMDPGGDQFFMLIGNRF; encoded by the coding sequence GTGACTTTGCCTGTCGGCGCGACCGCCCTGGCGTCGGCTTTGCTGCTCGGGTTGCTCAGCCTAGTGACGGGCGCGCGCGCCGAGGAACCCTCGCGGCGTTGGTACACGCTGACGACGGCGCACTTCTCGGTGCACTACTACGTCAGCGAACGCCACAGCGAGGCGGCGCTGGCGCGGCGCGTCGCCGGCGCGGCGGAGCGGGCGCATGCGCTGCTCGCACCCGCGCTGCGTCACCTGCCGCGCGGCCGCACGCACGTGGTCGTGACGGATAGCACCGATGGCGCCAACGGGTTGGCGTCGGTCGTGCCCTACAACGCGATTCAGGTGCTGGCGGCGGCCCCCGGCTCGCGCGACACGCTGCACGACTACGACGACTACCTCTTCTTGCTCTTGGTCCATGAGTACACGCACATCCTTCACCTCGACACGGTTCATGGCCTGCCGCGGCTGGTCAATGCCGTGCTCGGTCGGACCTGGTTTCCGAATCAGCTCCAGCCGCGCTGGTTCATCGAGGGGCTCGGGGTCTACGAGGAGACGCGGCTAACCTCGGGCGGCCGCAATCGCGCCGCGCTGCACGATATGATGCTGCGCGCCGCGGTGCTCGAAGGCCGCCTGCTAGATCTCGACCAGATCTCATCGCTGACCCGCCATTACCCGCGGGGCACGGTGCCCTACCTCTATGGTGGGCGCTTCCTCGCTTTCCTCGCCGAGCGCTACGGCGAGGCGAAGCTGACGGCGATCAGTCATGGCTACGCGGGACGCCCGCTGCCCTACGGGCTCAACAGCGCGGCCCGAGAGGTCTTCGGGCTGAGCTTCGAGCAGCTCTACGAGCAGTTCAAAGACCATCTCCGGCGGCGCTATGCGCGGCAACGGGCCGTGGTCGAGCAGCGCGGGCTGACGCCCTTTCGGCGCGTCACGGATCATGGTTGGTCGCTGAGCTCACCGCGGCTAAGCCGCGACGGGCGGGAGCTGGCCTTTATCGAAGGTGATGGCCGTCGGCACGACGTCCTCCGCATCATCGAGACCCAGCACGGCGCGACCCGAGCCCGGCTGCACCACGTCGGAGGGGAGACGGTGGCGCTGACGCCGGATGGGCGTCACGTCGTTTATGCTCAGCCGGTCAATTGGCGCACCTTCAATAGCTTTCACGATCTCTACGCCCGAAGGCGGGGTGACGGGGCGCTGCGGCGGCTGACGCGTGGTTTGCGGGCACGCGAGCCCGACGTCTCGCCAGACGGGCGCTGGGTGGTGTTTGTCACCCAGGAGCTCGGATCGGGCGCCTTGCGGCTGCTTCCCTGGGGCGGTGGCCCGCCGCGCACGCTGCTGCGGGCGGCGCCGGGCGAGCAGTTCTTCACGCCGCGCTTCAGCCCCGACGGGCGTTGGCTGGCGGTCTCGCAGCAGCGCAGCGGGGGCCGGCGTGACGTGGTGCTGGTCCGGGTGGCGGACGGGGCGCTGCGCGCGCTCACCGATGATCGCGCGCTGGATCTCGATCCGCAGTTCTCGGCCGACGGCCGCCGCGTGTACTTCAGCTCGGATCGCACGGGAATCTACAACATCTACTGCGTGGAGCTCGACGGCCTGGCGCTCTGGCAGGTGACGAACGTGCTGGGGGGGGCGTTCTCGCCGGCGGTCAGCGCCGACGAGCGACAGCTCTATTATGTCGGTTTCTCCGCCAAGGGCTACGACCTGCACGCGATGGCGCTCGAGCGCCATCGCTTCCTGCCGGCGTTGCCCTACGTCGAGGATCGGCCGCCGCCGATCGGCGCCGCGGCCTTGGCAGCGCCGCGCGACGCTTTCACCCGGCCCTATCAGCCCTGGAGCACGCTCTACCCCCGCGCCTGGGCCTTCGACGTCGCCGACGATGGGGTCGGGCTCAGCGTCGGTCTGCGCCTCGACGGCGCCGACGTGATCGGTCGTCATCGCTGGGGTCTGCGCCTCGATACCAACCTCGACCGCGGCTACGTCTCCTACGCGGCCTCCTATCGCAATCAACGCTGGTGGCCCTCGCTGGGGCTCGGGACCAGCCGCTCCGTCAGCAAGCGCGGGGGCCTGGTGCTCGACGGTGCTCAGCGCGGCTACATCGAGCAGAACTACGGCCTCTCGCTCGCGACGGCGCTGCCGCTGCTGCGCATGCCCGAGCACGCCGTCGGTCTGTCGCTGGGCTACGATCTCAACTGGCTGCGCGCGGCCGAGCCCCTACGCGCGTTGGTGCTCCCCTCGACGCTCAGTCCGCAGCTACCGGAGGTTGGCCTTCGCGCGGGGTTGAGCATCGGTCTCAGCTACGACAACGTCGAGTCCTACGCCGAGTCGATCAGCCCCGAGCGCGGTCGCCGCATCGACGTCGCGCTGCGCGTCGATGCCGGCGCCGTGGGCAGCCGCTTCGACAACACCGAGCTGACGTGGTCGTGGAGCGAGTTCGTGCCCCTGCCGTGGCTGCAGCAGCACGTGCTGGCGCTGCGCTATGGCGGTGGCGCGGCGCGCGGCGACTTCCGCCGGCGCGGCTACTTCTTTCTCGGCGGGTTCCCCGAGCAGGATCTGGTGCGCGCGGTCATCGATCTGCGACCGCTCGGCGGCTCCTATCTGCGCGGCTACGATCCGGGCGCGCTCTTCGGCGATCAATATCATCTGCTCAATCTGGAGTACCGGATGCCCCTCTTCTCGTTCGAGCGGGGGCTGTCGACGCTGCCCGTCTACGTCAACTACCTGCATCTGACGGCTTTCGGCGACGTCGGTGACGCGCTCTTTGGCGCCCTGGCCTGGGATCGACTGAAGGTCGGGGTCGGCGCCGAGCTCCTGACGGAGTGGGTCGTGGGCTACGTCTTCTCGCTGACCTTGCGCCTGGGCTACGCAAGGGGCCTGATGGATCCGGGCGGCGATCAGTTCTTCATGTTGATCGGCAACCGCTTCTGA
- a CDS encoding GNAT family N-acetyltransferase: MAALGRPRPRRSSSDPALTLRRAEQVDWPALRSLWQELDRTHGELQPGFFRAPPLARAQREFVARLADPTQALLVAERAGVVLGAVRLQVFDTPRSGWARARRRGYLDDLIVAVGARRAGVGERLLAAAIEACRERGADQVVLTVWQGNDAADRIYRRLGFSVVNRALALELDASAAE, encoded by the coding sequence GTGGCCGCGCTAGGGCGCCCGCGGCCGCGGCGGAGCAGCAGCGACCCCGCGCTGACGCTGCGGCGCGCGGAGCAAGTGGACTGGCCGGCGCTGCGCTCGCTCTGGCAGGAGCTCGATCGGACGCACGGCGAGCTGCAGCCGGGCTTCTTTCGCGCGCCGCCCCTGGCGCGCGCGCAGCGCGAGTTCGTCGCGCGGCTGGCGGATCCGACCCAGGCGCTGTTGGTGGCGGAGCGGGCGGGCGTGGTGCTCGGCGCGGTGCGGCTACAGGTCTTCGATACGCCGCGCAGCGGCTGGGCCCGCGCGCGGCGACGTGGCTATCTCGACGACCTGATTGTCGCGGTCGGCGCGCGACGGGCTGGCGTGGGCGAGCGCCTGTTGGCAGCGGCGATCGAGGCCTGTCGGGAGCGCGGGGCCGATCAAGTAGTGCTGACGGTCTGGCAGGGAAACGACGCGGCCGATCGCATCTACCGGCGACTGGGCTTCTCCGTGGTCAATCGCGCACTGGCGCTCGAACTGGACGCCAGCGCGGCGGAATGA
- the ptsP gene encoding phosphoenolpyruvate--protein phosphotransferase produces MRRLRGIAGAEGFAVGEAFLIDRRRLRVSQRKLPSDNIETEIQRFHAAVEATDDELQRIGARLAAVGGDTLILEAHRLIVRDKHLIERTTALIRQKRVNAEWALREVAREIRKVFEQVDERYFRERRSDVDFGVRHLLVTLIGERPTTAPVPARAIVVAHDLAPAEIAQLHRAEVQGFVTEVGGPTSHSAIMARALGMVAVIGVRRATTQIANAETVVVDGKHGEVLVAPDSAMAEDYRRLQRERTERLRELLGARTLPAVTLDGVRVTLLANAGSPEDVSLARDQGAEGIGLYRSDYLPQGAAEDEGEQEHLRRARQVLVSCGGLPVTFRTCDLEVRPGALGLGAVEANPAMGLRGIRLSLLQPEVFAAELRGLLRAAAGQTLRVMFPMVSSVSELREAKSLLFRCRDALVGACPSSIEVGIMVEMPSAALIADQLARESDFFAIGTNDLIQYTLGVDRVNDRVNHLFRPLHPAILRLIARVVQAARSAGIGVSVCGEMAGDPLLSLLLMGLGVRAFSINPRALPRVKAVIRSGRCSDGERMAQRALGLSTAEEIEEEVRAGMAEMFPEETFAGATAGASADEPWPR; encoded by the coding sequence GTGCGGCGCTTGCGCGGTATTGCTGGTGCGGAGGGTTTTGCGGTCGGCGAGGCCTTCCTGATCGACCGCCGACGGCTGCGCGTGTCGCAGCGCAAGCTGCCAAGCGATAACATCGAGACGGAGATCCAGCGCTTCCACGCGGCCGTCGAGGCGACGGACGACGAGCTGCAGCGGATCGGCGCGCGCCTCGCCGCGGTCGGCGGTGACACGCTGATCCTCGAGGCGCATCGCCTCATCGTCCGCGACAAGCATCTGATCGAGCGCACGACCGCGCTGATCCGCCAGAAGCGGGTCAACGCCGAGTGGGCCTTGCGCGAGGTGGCGCGCGAGATCAGGAAGGTCTTCGAGCAGGTCGACGAGCGTTACTTTCGCGAGCGGCGCAGCGATGTCGACTTCGGGGTGCGGCATCTGCTGGTGACGCTGATCGGCGAGCGCCCGACCACGGCGCCGGTGCCGGCGCGGGCGATCGTCGTGGCGCATGACCTGGCGCCGGCCGAGATCGCTCAGCTCCACCGCGCCGAGGTGCAGGGCTTTGTCACCGAGGTCGGCGGCCCGACGTCGCATTCGGCGATCATGGCGCGCGCCCTCGGGATGGTGGCGGTGATCGGCGTGCGACGCGCGACGACGCAGATCGCCAACGCTGAGACGGTGGTCGTCGATGGCAAGCACGGCGAGGTGCTCGTCGCTCCCGATTCGGCGATGGCCGAGGACTACCGCCGGCTGCAGCGCGAGCGCACCGAGCGGCTGCGCGAGCTGCTCGGTGCCCGCACCCTGCCGGCGGTCACGCTCGACGGCGTGCGTGTCACCCTGCTGGCCAATGCTGGGTCGCCCGAGGACGTGTCGCTCGCGCGCGATCAGGGCGCGGAGGGCATCGGGCTCTATCGCAGCGACTACCTCCCTCAGGGTGCAGCGGAGGACGAGGGTGAGCAGGAGCACCTGAGGCGCGCGCGCCAGGTGTTGGTGAGCTGCGGCGGGCTGCCCGTGACCTTTCGCACCTGCGACCTCGAGGTGCGCCCGGGGGCGCTCGGACTCGGGGCCGTGGAGGCCAATCCGGCGATGGGCTTGCGCGGGATCCGGCTCTCGCTGCTGCAGCCCGAGGTCTTCGCGGCGGAGCTGCGCGGGCTGCTGCGGGCCGCCGCGGGTCAAACCCTGCGGGTGATGTTCCCGATGGTCTCGAGCGTGTCCGAGCTGCGAGAGGCCAAGAGCCTGCTCTTTCGCTGTCGGGATGCGTTGGTCGGCGCGTGCCCCAGCAGCATCGAGGTCGGGATCATGGTCGAGATGCCCTCGGCCGCGCTGATCGCCGACCAGTTGGCGCGCGAGTCGGACTTCTTCGCGATCGGCACCAACGACCTGATTCAATACACGCTCGGCGTCGATCGCGTGAACGACCGGGTCAATCATCTCTTTCGGCCCTTGCATCCGGCGATTCTGCGGCTGATCGCGCGCGTAGTGCAGGCCGCGCGGAGCGCCGGGATTGGGGTCTCGGTCTGCGGCGAGATGGCGGGCGATCCCTTGCTCTCGTTGTTGCTGATGGGGTTGGGGGTGCGGGCCTTCAGCATCAATCCGCGGGCCCTGCCGCGGGTCAAGGCGGTGATCCGCAGCGGTCGCTGCAGCGACGGCGAGCGCATGGCGCAGCGCGCCCTCGGGCTCTCGACCGCGGAGGAGATCGAGGAGGAGGTGCGTGCGGGCATGGCCGAGATGTTTCCGGAGGAGACCTTCGCTGGCGCCACGGCGGGCGCGAGCGCGGACGAGCCGTGGCCGCGCTAG
- a CDS encoding HPr family phosphocarrier protein, with the protein MTESVAGGPVPCERHFTLRNEHGLHARTATQFVQLAARYGSAIEVEKDGRVHDGKSVVGVLMLLADKGSGITVRARGEDAAQAIAALGELIEGRFGEQVS; encoded by the coding sequence ATGACGGAGTCAGTGGCGGGGGGGCCGGTGCCCTGCGAGAGACACTTCACCTTGCGCAACGAGCATGGGCTCCATGCCCGCACGGCGACGCAGTTCGTGCAGCTCGCGGCGCGCTACGGCAGCGCGATCGAGGTCGAGAAGGATGGCCGGGTGCATGACGGCAAGAGCGTCGTCGGCGTGCTGATGCTGCTGGCGGACAAGGGATCGGGCATCACGGTGCGCGCCCGAGGCGAGGACGCCGCCCAGGCGATCGCCGCGCTCGGCGAGCTGATCGAGGGACGCTTTGGCGAGCAGGTGAGCTAG
- the rapZ gene encoding RNase adapter RapZ, which translates to MTTIIFTGVSGAGKTTALRAVEDLGFYCVDNLPQPLLDAFLDTMKQEPGVDHVALVADARLRHYIAGYAESYVALTARGFVLEVVYLDATDTELTRRFSQTRRRHPLSSDDLLAGLAEERRLLAPMRALASVCIDSTTLTVHQLKQLVQDRYQRGTSGLVVSLLSFGFRYGVPSHADLVLDVRFLPNPFFIKELQDLSGEDAPVADYVLKQPDAVEFNERTGELLEFLLPRYQAEGKVYLTIAVGCTGGRHRSVAIVEALAQRLGEKRAVRVRHRDVQR; encoded by the coding sequence CTGACGACGATCATCTTCACGGGGGTATCGGGTGCCGGCAAGACGACGGCGCTGCGAGCCGTGGAGGATCTCGGCTTCTACTGCGTCGACAACCTCCCGCAACCGCTGCTCGACGCCTTCCTCGACACGATGAAGCAGGAGCCGGGCGTCGACCACGTCGCGCTGGTCGCCGACGCGCGTCTGCGGCACTACATCGCCGGCTATGCTGAGTCCTACGTCGCGCTGACGGCGCGTGGTTTCGTGCTCGAGGTGGTCTACCTCGACGCCACCGATACGGAGCTGACGCGGCGCTTCTCGCAGACGCGGCGCCGCCACCCGCTCTCGAGCGATGATCTGCTGGCCGGCCTGGCCGAGGAGCGACGCCTGCTCGCGCCGATGCGGGCCCTCGCCAGCGTCTGTATCGACAGCACGACGCTGACCGTGCATCAGCTCAAGCAGCTGGTGCAGGATCGTTATCAGCGCGGCACGAGCGGGCTCGTGGTCTCGCTGCTCTCGTTCGGCTTCCGTTACGGTGTGCCCTCGCACGCTGATCTCGTCCTCGACGTGCGCTTCTTGCCCAACCCCTTCTTCATCAAGGAGCTGCAGGACCTCAGCGGCGAGGATGCGCCGGTCGCCGACTACGTGCTGAAGCAGCCCGACGCGGTCGAGTTCAACGAGCGGACGGGCGAGCTCTTGGAGTTTCTGCTGCCGCGCTATCAGGCGGAGGGCAAGGTGTACCTGACGATCGCCGTCGGTTGTACGGGGGGCCGCCACCGATCGGTGGCCATTGTCGAGGCGCTGGCGCAGCGTCTCGGCGAGAAGCGGGCGGTGCGCGTCCGTCATCGCGATGTGCAGCGCTAG
- a CDS encoding PTS sugar transporter subunit IIA → MRIANLISKDRIVAELRAQTKDEALREISGVIGADLGADVAQDICDALAQRERLASTGIGEFVAIPHGKLDRLPSMVAALARSRDGIDFGAMDGQPTRLFFVIVAPGSANGLHLRALARVARLCKSADFRQSLLRAEAPEAMFEILCSAERALDPQPADVP, encoded by the coding sequence ATGCGGATCGCGAACCTCATCTCCAAAGACCGAATCGTGGCCGAGCTGCGGGCGCAGACCAAGGACGAGGCTCTGCGCGAGATCTCTGGGGTGATTGGGGCCGATCTAGGCGCCGATGTCGCGCAGGATATCTGCGACGCTCTGGCGCAGCGCGAGCGTCTCGCCTCGACCGGCATCGGCGAGTTTGTGGCGATCCCGCACGGCAAGCTCGATCGCCTGCCCTCGATGGTGGCGGCGCTGGCGCGTAGTCGCGACGGCATCGACTTCGGCGCGATGGACGGACAGCCGACGCGCCTCTTCTTCGTGATCGTCGCCCCCGGTTCGGCAAACGGCCTGCATTTGCGCGCGCTGGCGCGCGTCGCGCGCTTGTGCAAGAGCGCCGACTTTCGCCAGAGCTTGCTGCGCGCCGAGGCGCCGGAGGCGATGTTCGAGATCCTCTGTTCGGCCGAGCGCGCGCTCGATCCGCAGCCGGCCGACGTTCCTTGA
- the rpoN gene encoding RNA polymerase factor sigma-54 yields MALEIRQQLRLTQQLKLTPQLQQAIKLLQLSRMELVDMVRQEMEENPVLEEQQETDRERVDPEPGEEVRPPDMGLEGVDNEPHEPDRTPDRTAEVDVVSPAAGNEIDWDAYLEHYQTAPPLPSFRGNSEEAPSLEATYTRKASLADHLAWQLRMHDLDEDEERVGMTIIGNIDASGYLREPTIEEIARSVGVEPIVAEDVLLLVQTFDPVGVGARTLEECLLLQAKHQGQDDEIVTRMITQHMANLERKNYPAIAKALGEPLDEIVEAVKVIASFDPKPGRLYSEEEPIYIVPDVYVHKVGDKYFVVPNDDGLPKLKISGFYRQAMSTGPRERQYVQEKLRSAQWLIRSIQQRQRTIIRVTESIIKFQQEFFDKGVAFLRPLILRDVAEDISMHESTISRVTTSKYVHTPQGIFELKYFFNSGINRVAGEDIASESVKQKIKTLISAENARQPLSDQRLVELLREQNIDIARRTVAKYREQLNILSSSKRRQLY; encoded by the coding sequence ATGGCACTCGAGATCAGACAGCAACTCCGCCTGACGCAACAGCTCAAGCTGACGCCGCAGCTCCAGCAGGCGATCAAGCTGCTGCAGCTCTCCCGGATGGAGCTGGTCGACATGGTGCGGCAGGAGATGGAGGAGAACCCGGTCCTCGAGGAGCAGCAGGAGACCGATCGTGAGCGCGTCGATCCGGAGCCGGGCGAGGAGGTGCGTCCGCCGGATATGGGGCTCGAGGGCGTCGACAACGAGCCCCATGAGCCCGACCGCACGCCCGATCGCACGGCCGAGGTCGATGTGGTCTCGCCCGCCGCGGGGAACGAGATCGACTGGGACGCCTACCTCGAGCACTACCAGACGGCGCCGCCGCTGCCCTCGTTTCGCGGCAACTCCGAAGAGGCCCCGTCGCTGGAGGCGACCTACACGCGCAAGGCGTCGCTCGCCGACCACCTCGCCTGGCAGCTGCGGATGCATGACCTCGACGAGGACGAGGAACGCGTCGGCATGACGATCATCGGCAACATCGACGCCTCGGGCTACCTGCGGGAGCCGACGATCGAGGAGATCGCGCGCAGCGTCGGGGTCGAGCCGATCGTCGCCGAGGACGTGCTGCTGCTGGTTCAGACCTTCGACCCGGTCGGCGTCGGCGCGCGCACCTTGGAGGAGTGCTTGCTGCTGCAGGCCAAGCACCAGGGCCAGGACGACGAGATCGTCACGCGGATGATCACGCAGCACATGGCCAACCTCGAGCGCAAGAACTACCCGGCGATCGCCAAGGCCCTCGGCGAGCCGCTCGACGAGATCGTCGAGGCGGTCAAGGTCATCGCCAGCTTCGATCCGAAGCCAGGGCGGCTCTACTCCGAGGAGGAGCCGATCTACATCGTGCCCGACGTCTATGTGCATAAGGTCGGCGACAAGTACTTCGTCGTGCCCAACGACGACGGGCTGCCGAAGCTGAAGATCTCGGGCTTCTACCGCCAGGCGATGTCGACGGGACCGCGCGAGCGCCAGTATGTGCAGGAGAAGCTGCGCTCGGCGCAGTGGTTGATCCGCAGCATCCAGCAGCGGCAGCGCACGATCATCCGCGTCACCGAGAGCATCATCAAGTTCCAGCAGGAGTTCTTCGACAAGGGCGTGGCGTTTCTGCGCCCGCTGATCCTCCGCGACGTCGCCGAGGACATCAGCATGCATGAGTCGACGATCAGCCGCGTGACGACGAGCAAGTACGTCCATACCCCGCAGGGGATCTTCGAGCTGAAGTACTTCTTCAACAGCGGCATCAATCGCGTCGCAGGCGAGGATATCGCCAGCGAGAGCGTCAAGCAGAAGATCAAGACGCTGATCAGCGCCGAAAACGCGCGCCAGCCGCTCAGCGACCAGCGCTTGGTCGAGCTGCTGCGCGAGCAGAACATCGACATCGCCCGGCGCACGGTGGCCAAGTACCGAGAGCAGTTGAATATTCTCAGCTCGTCGAAGCGGCGACAGCTGTACTGA
- a CDS encoding ATP-binding cassette domain-containing protein translates to MIAATTRPALLRTSALTCRLGQRVAVDGVRLEVQAGEVVGVVGPNGAGKTTLLRLVAGCEPLQGSADAVWLDQTAIGAWPLWRRARAGIGYLAQGNNVLLGLDAQRNLELVLELRRVKERRLRRARAIELLALFGLAAQARQRAGTLSGGERRRLELARIVALSARVVLLDEPFAGLDAQATATLAQAIALLAGGGVAVVLADHRVEVLARLCQRLVVMFAGRVVDQGPTARVLADEGMGRMLFNSAATVD, encoded by the coding sequence ATGATCGCGGCCACGACGCGCCCGGCGCTGCTGCGAACCAGCGCGCTGACCTGCCGGCTGGGGCAGCGGGTGGCGGTCGATGGGGTTCGCCTCGAGGTCCAGGCCGGCGAGGTCGTGGGCGTGGTGGGGCCCAACGGAGCGGGCAAGACGACGTTGTTGCGGCTGGTGGCGGGATGCGAGCCGCTACAGGGGTCCGCCGACGCTGTTTGGCTCGATCAGACTGCGATTGGGGCGTGGCCGCTTTGGCGGCGCGCGCGCGCGGGGATCGGGTACTTGGCGCAGGGCAATAACGTGCTGCTGGGGCTCGATGCGCAGCGCAATCTGGAGCTGGTCCTGGAGCTGCGGCGCGTCAAGGAGCGGAGGTTGCGGCGCGCGCGGGCGATCGAGTTGTTGGCGCTCTTTGGGCTGGCGGCGCAGGCTCGCCAGCGCGCCGGGACGCTGAGCGGGGGCGAGCGCCGGCGGCTGGAGTTGGCGCGCATCGTGGCGCTCTCGGCGCGGGTCGTGCTCCTGGACGAGCCCTTCGCCGGGCTCGACGCGCAGGCGACCGCGACCCTGGCGCAGGCGATCGCGCTGCTGGCGGGGGGGGGCGTGGCCGTGGTGCTGGCCGACCACCGCGTCGAGGTGCTGGCGCGGCTTTGCCAGCGCTTGGTCGTGATGTTCGCCGGCCGCGTGGTGGACCAGGGACCGACCGCGCGCGTGCTGGCCGATGAAGGAATGGGGCGAATGCTCTTCAATTCGGCTGCGACCGTCGATTAG
- a CDS encoding CTP synthase: MANKPTKIIFVTGGVVSSLGKGLAAASIGALMENRGLNITLQKLDPYINVDPGTMNPLQHGEVFVTDDGAETDLDLGHYERFTTARMSRKNNTTTGQIYFDVITRERRGDFLGATVQVIPHITDAIKANILRCAEDVDLLICEVGGTVGDIESLPFLEAIRQLRVELGPQNSICIHLTLVPYLGAAGELKTKPTQHSVQKLREIGIQPEILLCRTERALGADLKRKIGLFCNVGPDAVFESRDVPVIYELPIAFYRDGLDEKIAELLNIWSRGPRLEHWERIVETIRRSEREVVIGVVGKYVDLIESYKSLNEAITHGGVASGCRVVAQYIDSERIDREGPDELLAGLDGILVPGGFGERGTEGKVTAVRWAREHQVPFFGICLGMQLAVVEFARNVAGMTGANSTEFDPETPHPVIALMEHQRAVAKKGGTMRLGAYPCRLVKGTQAALAYGQREISERHRHRYEVNNELRQQLEAKGLVVSGSSPDGVLVEMVELPDHPYFVGCQFHPEFKSRPTEPHPLFARFVGAALQGRIKREAGRVASGAEPAHASEPLTLH; encoded by the coding sequence GTGGCCAATAAGCCGACAAAAATAATCTTCGTGACGGGTGGCGTGGTCTCTTCGCTGGGCAAGGGCCTGGCGGCGGCGAGCATCGGCGCGTTGATGGAGAACCGCGGGCTCAACATCACGCTGCAGAAGCTCGACCCCTATATCAACGTCGATCCCGGCACGATGAATCCGCTGCAGCATGGCGAGGTCTTTGTCACCGACGACGGCGCCGAGACGGATCTGGATCTCGGCCACTACGAGCGCTTCACCACGGCTCGGATGAGCCGCAAGAACAACACGACCACCGGCCAGATCTACTTCGACGTGATCACGCGCGAGCGGCGCGGGGACTTCCTCGGCGCCACCGTACAGGTCATTCCGCACATCACCGACGCGATCAAGGCCAACATCCTGCGCTGCGCGGAGGATGTCGACCTGCTGATCTGCGAGGTCGGCGGCACCGTCGGCGACATCGAGAGCCTCCCCTTTCTCGAGGCCATCCGCCAGCTCCGCGTCGAGCTCGGGCCACAGAACAGCATCTGCATCCACCTGACGCTGGTGCCCTACCTCGGCGCGGCCGGCGAGCTGAAGACCAAGCCGACCCAGCACAGCGTGCAGAAGCTGCGCGAAATTGGGATCCAGCCCGAGATCTTGCTCTGCCGCACGGAGCGCGCGCTCGGTGCCGATCTCAAGCGCAAGATCGGGCTCTTCTGCAACGTCGGGCCCGATGCGGTCTTCGAGTCGCGCGACGTGCCGGTGATCTACGAGCTGCCGATCGCCTTCTATCGCGACGGCCTCGACGAGAAGATCGCCGAGCTGCTCAATATCTGGTCGCGCGGACCGCGCCTCGAGCACTGGGAGCGCATCGTCGAGACGATCCGCCGCAGCGAGCGCGAGGTGGTGATCGGTGTGGTCGGCAAGTACGTCGATCTGATCGAGTCCTACAAGAGCCTCAACGAGGCGATCACCCACGGCGGGGTCGCGAGCGGCTGCCGCGTGGTCGCGCAGTACATCGATTCCGAGCGCATCGATCGCGAGGGGCCTGACGAGCTGCTGGCGGGGCTCGATGGGATCCTCGTGCCGGGCGGCTTCGGCGAGCGGGGCACCGAGGGCAAGGTTACGGCGGTGCGTTGGGCGCGCGAGCATCAGGTGCCCTTCTTCGGCATTTGCCTCGGCATGCAGCTCGCCGTGGTCGAGTTCGCGCGCAACGTCGCGGGGATGACCGGCGCCAACTCGACCGAGTTCGATCCCGAGACGCCGCATCCGGTGATCGCGCTGATGGAGCACCAGCGCGCGGTGGCCAAGAAGGGCGGCACGATGCGCCTCGGGGCCTACCCCTGCCGCCTGGTCAAGGGCACGCAGGCGGCGCTGGCCTACGGTCAGCGCGAGATCTCAGAGCGGCACCGCCACCGCTACGAGGTCAACAACGAGCTGCGGCAGCAGCTCGAGGCCAAGGGCCTGGTCGTCTCGGGGAGCAGCCCCGATGGTGTGCTGGTGGAGATGGTCGAGCTGCCGGATCATCCCTACTTCGTCGGCTGCCAGTTTCATCCCGAGTTCAAGTCGCGCCCGACCGAGCCGCATCCGCTCTTCGCCCGCTTCGTCGGCGCGGCGCTGCAGGGGCGGATCAAGCGCGAGGCGGGCCGCGTCGCCAGCGGCGCCGAGCCGGCCCACGCCAGCGAGCCGCTGACGCTGCACTGA